The Spinacia oleracea cultivar Varoflay chromosome 2, BTI_SOV_V1, whole genome shotgun sequence DNA segment CTGAAATGTTATTTTGCAATTAAAAGAAATTAACAATATTATTTGGTCCCCCCCATATACCACATGTCAAGCTTTCTATGCATgcaattggttttccatttggtgttcatgagtaccaatttttgaatgATTTTACtatctctttttctttctctctcatctctctacctattttttttttttatatataatatattctcTCTCTTGAACAACAAATATTGGTGTTTGATAAACATGTTCTAGATGTTTTTCATTTCTCTCCTTCTTCCTCAAACGTTTTTCTTTCTCTCCTACAAAATCtctctgatttctctctctcctccaaatctCTCCTTCCTCTCATGTTTTTGTCTCCCTCAATaaaatcggatttagatggtgaaattcTAGATCTCCGTTACCAACATAAACACACCTCCGCCGCTGCCGCTGCCGCTGCCGCCCTCCGTATAAAAACTCTAGATCAAGAATTTAAGCTTCCTCCAAATATGTATTGTGATGAATTTGCCTCTAAATCCTCCAAATCGTGGTATGATGATGAACTTGTAGGTTGATGTTTCGATTTTTCTGGGttaatgtttgaattttttgggttgATGTTTTGAATTTTCTGGATGATCTTTATTTCTGGGTTCATACATGTTTCGAATTTTTCTGggttgatttttgtcaaacatTTTGCCGAACGTTTTGTCGAAtatttgggttgatttttgtCGAACTTAATGATAATAAAATATCTTCCCTTTAcctttgctttattattttctctctcattcatttattccaaaaaaaaaagaatctcttacacacaatcattaatCTTACACCCTGGCAAAAATTGACCCAACCACCAACCCAACTCGAACCCAACCCAATAACAAATggttgggtcaagatttttaacccgtttaattaaatgggtaaACCTAACCCAacctgtttaattaaatgggttgggttaggttgaaattttcaactCGAAAATAACCCACCTAACCCGTTTAAGGTCAAACAAGTATGTAATATAGATCTGTAGAATATtatttgaaagattttatttctcatttttccttCAATATCGAATAATTATTTGACTTTTAGATtcatgtcaaatacatattgAAGTATTACTTTTTGCTATAAGATatgccaaaaaaaaatcacatcGCAATTCTATAGTCAAGTTAATTTACACTTAAaagtggaaaaaaaaattaaacgggtcaacttcaggtcaacccgtttataatgggtcgacctgatttcgacccaaccTAAATCATTGCCAGCTCTACTTACACCAATCATTACAAATATACCCAAACAAATCAAGATTCCAGTTTTCTTAATCCTTTCCCCGATTCCAACCGGAAAGAACTTAAAGGAACGGAGGAATTTCGGCTTTTAATTaacaactagtttttgggcccgggcgttgccccgggttactacattaatgacattcacatttacttatattttatttttgcaatgataacatgaacacatgtaatagcttagtggtaaaTACTTTAATgtttaaactcaaggtcaagggtTCAAATCTTATGCAAACCttgtttgatattttttttaaagtgtaTGAAGATACATTGTACAAACCACCCATAAGAAGGCGCCACGTGTCACATAAACTTTGTTTtaaacgtcttttaatatatagtatagattagCCGACTAAGTAATAATCGACTCTTTTACAAAACTCATTTGTAGAATCAAGGTCATTCCAAGCTTATAATGACCTGATCAACTAGTGGGTTTTAAAGGTTCTAAACTGCCTCAAGTGACCGTTGTATACATTTCCATAACCTATTGAGGGTTTTTGAGACCGGGTCTCGAAATCTCCGAATTCGTTCAAAAGTATTACAATAGCCATCATTTTGTGAAATTTCGACTTCTTTTTACCCTTAGAGAGGTTAGTGGTCCGTGTTTTTTCCATATACTCCATGGGATAAAAGACATTGGGAggttaattaattagaactaTTTATTTTGGCTCTTATATATTTGAGTCGATTTTCTTACAAAACCAATGTTGTTAAATCCAAATTATTTTGACCCTTCAAGTGATCAACTAGTGGGGTTTTAAGTTTTAAGCTACTTATATTATCGTCGAATAAATTTCATCAACTTTTAGGAGTTTTCGAGATAAGGTCATGCGAATTCCAAAAATTTAGTAAAACATGGTACTATCTCCATTCCCTTTTGTTCTTCCTGTTTTCTGAAATGgcgttcctttttttttcttcctgttttactatttttggacatgatttTTACCCGAATACCCTTATTTATCTTTCTAATTACCAAAAATACCTAAGAATCTCTACATATTTTACCCTAAATTTCTCACCAtctcttatttaattcattcacgtTTCCCAATTCATCCACCCACCCCACTTTTCtgatatttttttattactttctcttacacccaatcattaatCTTACAccaaataattacttttacaccAATCATACCAAGATTTCATTTTTCTTAATCTCCTCCTCGATTCCAAACAGAAATAACAAAAGATAACGAAGGGAGAATACCACATTCGTTTGATAATTTCAATATTTTTGAACCCATATTGGTTAGTGGTTAGGATTGTGTTCAAGTACTTTATGGGACTCATAGAGGCATATTGCTTGGTTAAAATAATCTATTTCGTCtctttaacgtatatttaagccattttttttttcaaaacctACATTGTTGAATCAGGTCATACTGACCCTTTAAGACCAACAAGTgagtttttaattttctaaatttCATCGCCGAATACATTCTCCCAAAGTCTAGGATTGAACTAAGGTAAACTAAACAAGACCTTAGTCACTGGGTCAAGATGTCATTCGGTTATACTATTATAAATATTCAAACACAAAATATCATCTCATCACATGTCGATTCCTATTTAATGATGACATGACGACTCATCATCTTTACATATCATCTCGTATATTTTTCATGCCAACTTTTATAATATTGTTGAAAAAATATTAACCCCCTCATTTGCAATTGGGTTATTGATGTATCTTGCTAGTCATACAAGACCTAACATATAATTTTTTGTGAATTTGTTAGCAAGGTTTATCTCATATCCAACCCGGAGGCATTGGAATGGGATTAAACATGTACTTCGTTATCTACAAGTTACAAAATATATGAGTTTGTTCTTTCCTAATATATTCAAAGAGGGTTTAATTGGTTTTGCAGATGCAGGGTATTTATCTGATCCTCATAATGGTCGATCACAAACTGGATATTTATTCACATGTGGAGGTACTCATATTTCTTGGCGTTCTATGAAGCAAACTATTGCAGCTATTTCTCTAACCATTATGAGATTTTAGCAATTCACGAGGCTAGTCGTGAATGTGTATGACTAAGGTCTGTGATTCAGCATATAAGAGAAGATTGTGGTTTATCTTCCGGGAAAGAGGCACCAACACTTTTATATGAGGATAATGCAACATGTATTGCACAGCTCAAGGAAGGATACATAAAAGGTGATAGAACAAAGCACATCTCACCAAAATTCTTTTTCACTCATGAACTTCAGAAGACTGGCGATGTAAATATCTTGCAGATTCATTCAAGTGAAAATTTGGCAGATTTGTTTACTAAGGCGCTTCCTACTGCTACATCTAAAAAGTTTATTCACCTCATTGGATTGGGCCGTCTCAAAGATCTTCAGTTAAATTGTCATTATGGGGAGTAATTGCGCGCTGCACTCTTTTTTCCTTAACCATGGATTTTCTCAatgggttttcctggtaaggtttttaatgaggcagcaTTTCATGCGCATTATAAGGCATTGTATTGTTTTGGATAATAGatatccaagggggagtgttataaaatatatattagggTGGATGTCCATTATACCCTTACCCCTATATAGCactatgtatgtatatatattagatATGCCTAATGAATGAATAGTATAACAGACATAcagtttctctcttcctctctctctaCTTTCATAATATTATTCATATGttgtgtattttattttatgtaattttatATGAAGTACTTTACAGGATAATAATCCACCCTTTGCACATTTAATTTCTTACGGGTACAACGGTATGCTGTACGATCTCGATTGATTGACTCATATCATTAATCTATCTCCCTACTATCAAAAGTTAGGGTCTCATTCTccctcattcaattaaaaaatatctaatatctctcatttttataaaatatagataagcaaacaataaattATTGTAGAAAACTCCTTGGAAAATCCTTTTGCGACGATTAAATTAGGATGGAGCGAGTATGTGAGGTCATTTGATGTAATAGCAGTGTTTTAAATACTCTCGCACGCATAGCGTGCATGTAATACTAGTATTAACAAAGACAACAAAGATAATCACTCACCCTAAAACAAATATATCGTCAAAATGCCAAAATGCCAAAAGAAGGATCACCTAGAGCCCAAGGTCATGAGCCACTGGACTAGATGATTTTTTAGTGCTTAAtatttgttgtgattagttgtaacaaaacaaatttatgttttattaataatttcgcacgcatggct contains these protein-coding regions:
- the LOC130467528 gene encoding uncharacterized protein, giving the protein MSLFFPNIFKEGLIGFADAGYLSDPHNGRSQTGYLFTCGDCGLSSGKEAPTLLYEDNATCIAQLKEGYIKGDRTKHISPKFFFTHELQKTGDVNILQIHSSENLADLFTKALPTATSKKFIHLIGLGRLKDLQLNCHYGE